From Coffea arabica cultivar ET-39 chromosome 2e, Coffea Arabica ET-39 HiFi, whole genome shotgun sequence, the proteins below share one genomic window:
- the LOC113729082 gene encoding uncharacterized protein, protein MAALQQPDGAVGDAPPPSKSFAAVVTTSNGVEAFHPRTISTYRGKPALRIAKKEILQLARPFQHALVGKFSYSRPPMETVRKFFLSLGLKGDCAVALLDANHVLIRPTMKEDYARLLIRRTWFIKSSPMTISKRSFDFKANKKVTIVPVWVSFLGLPLPFFRRNPLNKLASVLGRLLKIDAATGDLRRPSVVRVLVEIDIARTPVKKIWIGDEKYGFWQHVEYESWPAFCSFCERFGHVQ, encoded by the coding sequence ATGGCAGCACTTCAGCAGCCGGATGGGGCTGTGGGAGATGCGCCGCCCCCATCGAAGAGCTTCGCGGCTGTGGTAACAACCAGCAATGGTGTTGAGGCTTTCCATCCAAGGACTATCTCTACGTATAGGGGGAAACCCGCCCTCAGAATAGCAAAGAAGGAAATCTTGCAATTGGCACGTCCTTTCCAGCACGCACTAGTGGGCAAATTCTCATACAGTAGACCTCCTATGGAGACTGTAAGGAAGTTTTTCCTGTCGCTAGGGCTGAAGGGGGATTGTGCGGTGGCCTTGTTGGATGCGAACCATGTCCTCATCAGGCCAACAATGAAGGAGGATTATGCTAGGTTATTAATACGTCGCACGTGGTTCATAAAGAGCTCGCCTATGACAATCTCCAAACGGTCTTTCGATTTCAAAGCCAACAAAAAAGTAACGATCGTTCCTGTGTGGGTAAGTTTTCTAGGCCTGCCATTACCATTTTTTAGAAGGAACCCACTCAATAAGCTGGCTTCTGTCTTGGGACGACTACTGAAGATTGACGCAGCTACGGGTGATCTGAGGAGGCCGTCTGTCGTAAGGGTGTTGGTGGAGATCGATATAGCCCGCACACCTGTGAAAAAGATCTGGATAGGTGATGAGAAGTATGGTTTCTGGCAGCACGTGGAATACGAGAGTTGGCCAGCGTTCTGCTCCTTCTGTGAGAGGTTTGGCCATGTCCAATAG